A single genomic interval of Robbsia betulipollinis harbors:
- the mobF gene encoding MobF family relaxase, with translation MMTRTVINKGVLAYLGQIEYYRDATSGKEYAPTRWRGAGAEALGLKGAVDFDDFANAIEGRGPDGKALVQNAGREGRRMGWDLTFSQEKTLSILLADPTTSAALKDQIVEAHRNAVDKALAHLESLLIVRTGSKGTDRHSDVEAVFMLVDHFSSRDLDCQIHTHAVMSNMALFTDANGKQQWNSIDGATIAEYEHAIGAIYRAESAAGAQRLGLTVNMHRDLNAKGRETGKVFWRVGGIDQTTYDMSSKRTQEIEAYMLAHPGVDRQRANLATRKDKDEPTYVELQEQWAKQHTEFRQANPQAYGSCTQLLGPNVTSNLEQDEHKPRTDAQILEACTANNVFFKRADLLKNVAQEYVGRLDGDGVIAKTNEILETQSLTRYFGLDKHGQHLYSSIEMMELEAGIGRAARARKDDLTVRLTPEQVQDGLDAYHASAKFRLSDEQEEGVRWVCGDTGGIAAVTGFAGAGKTSSFMATRTTLEMAGKQMIGVSTSWKAAKKLEAETEVQSYSSASLLRWLDNGKIKLGQDSVVVFDEAGMAGSRTIAKLQKHVDKAGAKLVLMGDCLQLQPVESGAGFRLAIDEIGDTKLTEIRRQKSAQMRDTAGMFYGLNDGNVPNGAKIADRLFNDGHFQIAETESEAKKQLVKAYLDDPKPDTEKLVLAGTRSEVNDLNLAIRAGRKAHGELGKDHIVRLIVDDEFRDLTISVNDLLTFTEKNEDLGVVNGFSGVVTRLEKNQAGMGHSVTLKLQSDIPEVNGREVLVDTAECKDLNLGYAMTTHRSQGQGVESVFALFGEGGVKMLDNQLGLVSFTRSKTTYTAFGTEEVLLGEEDEHGVRHGGVKQRLGFVNLKETTLDRKEVEIRPTLSKTTTFEGAKTLNERLDDVLRRGVSRSIEQEQQSIARHAADIVRMDREAIAAAGERDAQAIVKASGFVRAMPDLVDAPKTFMRPAEKTRRLEQQRRETTAQLLAAQKRERAQRAETNRVQRMEKERAVALENARKAVVAQRKARTVEVQR, from the coding sequence ATGATGACGCGAACGGTGATCAACAAAGGAGTTTTAGCTTATTTAGGTCAGATTGAGTACTACCGAGACGCAACAAGCGGAAAAGAATACGCGCCGACCCGTTGGCGCGGTGCGGGTGCCGAGGCCCTTGGGCTGAAAGGCGCGGTCGATTTCGACGATTTTGCAAACGCCATCGAAGGTCGAGGTCCTGATGGCAAGGCCCTTGTGCAGAACGCTGGCCGGGAGGGGCGGCGCATGGGGTGGGATTTGACGTTCAGTCAGGAAAAAACGCTGTCCATCCTCTTGGCCGACCCGACCACCTCGGCCGCGCTGAAAGACCAAATCGTGGAGGCCCATCGCAACGCGGTCGATAAGGCGTTGGCGCACCTGGAAAGCTTGCTCATTGTCCGGACGGGGAGCAAGGGCACCGACCGGCACAGCGATGTGGAGGCGGTCTTCATGCTGGTCGATCATTTTTCCTCGCGCGACCTCGATTGTCAGATTCACACCCACGCCGTCATGTCGAACATGGCCCTGTTCACCGACGCGAACGGCAAGCAGCAGTGGAACAGCATCGACGGGGCGACCATTGCAGAATACGAACATGCGATCGGGGCCATCTACCGTGCGGAGTCCGCTGCCGGCGCGCAACGCCTGGGGCTGACGGTCAACATGCACCGCGACTTGAACGCAAAGGGCCGGGAGACCGGCAAGGTGTTCTGGCGTGTTGGCGGGATCGATCAAACCACGTACGACATGTCTTCCAAGCGTACCCAGGAAATCGAAGCGTACATGCTCGCGCATCCGGGCGTGGATCGCCAAAGGGCGAACCTGGCCACGCGCAAAGATAAGGACGAGCCGACGTATGTCGAGCTGCAAGAGCAATGGGCGAAACAGCACACGGAGTTCCGCCAAGCCAACCCGCAGGCATACGGGTCGTGCACGCAGTTGTTGGGGCCGAACGTCACGTCGAACCTCGAGCAGGACGAGCACAAGCCGCGCACCGATGCGCAAATCCTGGAAGCCTGTACGGCGAATAATGTGTTCTTCAAACGCGCCGACCTCTTGAAGAACGTGGCGCAAGAGTACGTCGGACGGCTGGACGGGGACGGAGTCATAGCAAAGACCAACGAGATTCTGGAAACCCAATCGTTGACCCGGTACTTCGGCTTGGACAAGCACGGCCAGCACTTGTACTCGTCCATCGAGATGATGGAGCTGGAAGCTGGCATTGGGCGTGCCGCTCGTGCTCGCAAGGACGATCTGACCGTGCGCTTGACGCCTGAACAAGTCCAGGATGGGCTCGATGCGTACCATGCGAGCGCGAAGTTCCGCCTGTCCGATGAGCAAGAAGAAGGCGTTCGGTGGGTATGCGGCGACACAGGAGGCATTGCGGCGGTCACCGGATTCGCCGGGGCCGGCAAGACCAGCAGCTTTATGGCGACCAGGACCACGCTAGAGATGGCGGGCAAGCAAATGATTGGCGTCTCCACGTCGTGGAAGGCAGCCAAGAAACTCGAGGCCGAGACCGAGGTACAAAGCTACTCGTCGGCGTCGCTCCTGCGATGGCTCGACAACGGCAAGATCAAGTTGGGCCAGGACAGTGTGGTGGTGTTCGACGAGGCCGGCATGGCCGGGTCGCGCACGATCGCCAAACTTCAGAAGCACGTCGACAAAGCGGGGGCTAAGCTGGTGCTCATGGGCGATTGCTTACAACTGCAACCTGTGGAGAGCGGTGCGGGGTTTCGGCTTGCGATCGACGAGATTGGCGACACGAAGCTCACGGAGATCCGCCGGCAAAAGTCCGCGCAGATGCGGGATACCGCTGGCATGTTTTACGGTCTGAACGACGGCAACGTTCCGAACGGCGCAAAGATCGCCGACCGTCTGTTCAACGACGGGCATTTCCAGATCGCTGAAACGGAGAGCGAAGCCAAGAAGCAGCTGGTCAAGGCCTACCTCGACGACCCCAAGCCGGACACCGAGAAGCTGGTGCTGGCCGGCACCCGTTCGGAGGTCAACGATTTGAATCTGGCCATTCGGGCTGGGCGCAAAGCACATGGTGAGTTGGGCAAGGACCACATCGTTCGATTGATCGTCGACGACGAGTTCCGTGACCTGACTATTTCCGTCAACGATCTTCTGACGTTCACGGAGAAAAACGAAGACCTGGGCGTCGTTAACGGCTTTTCAGGCGTTGTCACCCGGCTCGAAAAGAACCAGGCCGGCATGGGGCACAGTGTCACTCTGAAACTCCAGAGCGATATCCCGGAGGTGAACGGGCGGGAAGTCCTCGTCGACACTGCGGAATGCAAAGACCTGAATCTTGGGTATGCGATGACAACCCACCGCAGCCAAGGGCAGGGAGTGGAATCTGTCTTTGCCTTGTTCGGCGAGGGCGGCGTCAAGATGCTGGACAACCAGTTGGGCCTGGTCAGCTTCACACGTTCCAAGACCACCTACACGGCGTTCGGCACCGAAGAAGTTCTTCTCGGTGAAGAGGACGAGCACGGTGTTCGGCACGGTGGTGTCAAGCAACGCCTGGGCTTCGTCAATCTGAAGGAAACGACGCTGGACCGGAAGGAGGTCGAGATCCGTCCGACGCTCTCGAAGACCACGACCTTCGAAGGTGCCAAGACGTTGAACGAGCGATTGGACGACGTACTACGCCGCGGCGTTTCTCGGTCCATAGAACAAGAGCAGCAGTCGATCGCTCGTCACGCGGCGGACATCGTTCGTATGGACCGCGAAGCCATCGCCGCGGCGGGTGAGCGTGACGCGCAAGCCATCGTGAAAGCCAGCGGCTTCGTTCGTGCAATGCCAGACCTCGTGGATGCACCCAAGACGTTCATGCGCCCGGCGGAGAAGACTCGCCGGTTGGAGCAGCAGCGACGCGAGACCACCGCACAGCTTCTCGCAGCGCAGAAGCGGGAAAGGGCTCAACGGGCGGAGACGAACCGGGTCCAACGGATGGAGAAGGAGCGGGCCGTCGCGTTGGAAAATGCGCGCAAGGCTGTGGTGGCCCAGCGCAAGGCACGAACGGTCGAGGTGCAGCGCTGA
- the parA gene encoding ParA family partition ATPase: protein MKTIAVVSPKGGVSKSTLTVHQAACAKRRGDDAMLLDTDVQMSTCEWDGAGNGLDFPVVGCVRPQVEKFVASLALPRDYLYIDTAGIPVSNQATIAAVRLADLVLIPVTPSALDMWSMGALVEMVHARIAITGGALKAVFVITQATHRSRLARSVREALLETGLPVLNTVMTRRKSYAEAAASGCTVFDLADMTARAEMLDIAAEVEAILAPVAMPRPVFVAAA from the coding sequence ATGAAGACCATCGCCGTTGTGTCGCCCAAGGGCGGCGTCAGCAAATCCACCCTCACGGTCCACCAGGCGGCATGTGCAAAGCGTCGTGGTGACGACGCCATGCTCCTCGACACGGACGTGCAAATGTCCACATGCGAATGGGACGGTGCCGGCAACGGGCTGGACTTCCCTGTCGTCGGGTGTGTTCGGCCGCAAGTCGAGAAGTTTGTGGCATCCCTCGCCCTACCGCGCGATTACCTCTATATAGATACAGCAGGGATCCCGGTGAGCAACCAAGCGACGATCGCCGCGGTGCGCCTTGCCGATTTGGTCTTGATTCCGGTCACCCCATCCGCATTGGACATGTGGAGCATGGGCGCGCTGGTCGAAATGGTCCATGCCCGCATCGCAATAACCGGTGGCGCGCTGAAGGCCGTGTTCGTCATAACCCAAGCCACGCACCGATCACGCCTGGCCCGATCGGTTCGGGAGGCTTTGCTCGAGACCGGCTTACCCGTCTTGAACACAGTCATGACCCGTCGCAAGTCTTACGCCGAAGCCGCGGCGAGCGGTTGTACCGTGTTCGATCTGGCCGACATGACCGCCCGAGCGGAAATGTTGGATATCGCTGCCGAGGTAGAAGCCATACTCGCCCCGGTGGCTATGCCCCGCCCTGTATTTGTCGCTGCGGCGTGA